The proteins below are encoded in one region of Doryrhamphus excisus isolate RoL2022-K1 chromosome 4, RoL_Dexc_1.0, whole genome shotgun sequence:
- the LOC131127586 gene encoding gastrula zinc finger protein XlCGF57.1-like isoform X3 produces the protein MCLSNVTWWCGRVRRASNVQQMIGCEEEPPPQLEGGGSTLKKEDPQSFHVKEEEEELWITQEEACLLEREGADLTKLPLTVVSVKIEDDKDTPQADSLLASLSDSEHTTSLSPEDEEALSSDPECEGDTRTCADDKHSKCSKKKTGHKLSCSVCAKSFSIQRDFDGHMRTHTREKAFSCSKCDKSFVKRANMLSHMRTHTGEKPFRCSICGKGFTHNCNMESHKRTHTEEKAFSCPICDKRFSQKVTIISHMRTHTGEKPFSCSVCGKQFTQNCNRESHMRTHTGEKPFSCSVCGKRFTQNGHMESHMRTHTGEKPFQCSVCGQKFTRKENIASHMRTHTGEKPFSCSICGKRFTQNVHMESHVRTHTEQKPFQCSVCDQRFSRKENIASHMRTHTGEKPFCCSVCSKRFSQNVHMELHMRTHTQEKPFQCSVCAKRFTQKVSMASHMRAHTGEKPFSCSVCGKNYSHKKSLTVHMWTHNGE, from the exons atgtgcctttccaacgttacttggtggtgtggaagagtcagaagagccaGCA acgtccAACAGATGATTGGCTGTGAAGAAGAACCCCCACCTCAGCTGGAGGGGGGCGGCTCCACTTTGAAGAAGGAAGATCCCCAGTCTTTCCAcgtgaaagaggaagaggaggaactgtGGATCACTCAGGAGGAAGCGTGCCTTCTCGAACGGGAGGGGGCTGATCTCACCAAGTTGCCGCTGACTGTTGTCTCTGTGAAGATAGAAGACGATAAAGACACACCACAAGCTGATAGCCTCTTAGCGTCATTATCAGATAGCGAGCACACAACGTCACTCTCTCCCGAGGATGAAGAAGCTTTGAGCAGCGATCCAGAGTGTGAAGGCGATACAAGGACATGTGCTGACGACAAACACTCTAAATGCTCCAAAAAGAAAACGGGTCATAAACTGAGCTGCTCGGTTTGTGCTAAAAGCTTTTCTATTCAAAGGGATTTTGAtggacacatgagaacacacacaagaGAAAAAGCCTTTAGTTGTTCAAAGTGTGATAAAAGTTTTGTTAAAAGAGCAAACATGCTGtcgcacatgagaacacacacaggagaaaaaccctttagGTGTTCAATTTGTGGTAAAGGATTTACTCATAATTGTAACATGGAATCACAcaagagaacacacacagaagaaaAAGCCTTTAGTTGTCCAATTTGTGATAAAAGATTCTCTCAAAAGGTAACAATCatatcacacatgagaacacacacaggagagaaacccttcAGTTGTTCAGTGTGTGGAAAACAATTCACTCAAAATTGTAATAGGGAATCAcatatgagaacacacacaggagaaaaaccctttagtTGCTCAGTTTGCGGGAAAAGATTCACACAAAATGGTCATATGgaatcacacatgagaacacacacaggtgaAAAACCTTTTCAGTGCTCAGTTTGTGGTCAGAAATTCACACGGAAAGAGAATATAGCATCCCACATgcgaacacacacaggagaaaaaccctttagtTGTTCAATTTGTGGCAAAAGATTCACCCAAAATGTACATATGGAATCACacgtgagaacacacacagagcaAAAACCTTTTCAATGCTCAGTTTGTGATCAAAGATTTAGCCGCAAAGAAAATATAgcatcacacatgagaacacatacaggagaaaaacctttttgtTGTTCAGTTTGTAGTAAACGATTCTCTCAAAATGTACATATGGAattacacatgagaacacacacacaagaaaaacCTTTTCAATGCTCAGTTTGTGCCAAAAGATTCACTCAAAAAGTAAGTATGGCATCACACATGAGagcacacacaggagaaaaaccttttagttgttcagtttgtggtaaaaattaTTCTCATAAGAAAAGTTTGACAGTACACATGTGGACACACAACGGAGAATAA
- the LOC131127586 gene encoding gastrula zinc finger protein XlCGF57.1-like isoform X1, whose protein sequence is MLKELVKERLMAAADEILSLFERTMAEELSRLREENEQHRQRLEAVSKTGVLFHRKVSACSLLTRRKVSPDSCIPALFADLLRWGGVGGMCGGWTRIPFPDQILPPSPHYLHCLLNVQQMIGCEEEPPPQLEGGGSTLKKEDPQSFHVKEEEEELWITQEEACLLEREGADLTKLPLTVVSVKIEDDKDTPQADSLLASLSDSEHTTSLSPEDEEALSSDPECEGDTRTCADDKHSKCSKKKTGHKLSCSVCAKSFSIQRDFDGHMRTHTREKAFSCSKCDKSFVKRANMLSHMRTHTGEKPFRCSICGKGFTHNCNMESHKRTHTEEKAFSCPICDKRFSQKVTIISHMRTHTGEKPFSCSVCGKQFTQNCNRESHMRTHTGEKPFSCSVCGKRFTQNGHMESHMRTHTGEKPFQCSVCGQKFTRKENIASHMRTHTGEKPFSCSICGKRFTQNVHMESHVRTHTEQKPFQCSVCDQRFSRKENIASHMRTHTGEKPFCCSVCSKRFSQNVHMELHMRTHTQEKPFQCSVCAKRFTQKVSMASHMRAHTGEKPFSCSVCGKNYSHKKSLTVHMWTHNGE, encoded by the exons TGTCCGCCTGCAGCCTCCTGACGAGAAGGAAAGTCAGCCCCGATTCTTGCATCCCAGCGCTTTTTGCAGATCTCCTTAGATGGGGTGGAGTTGGGGGTATGTGTGGGGGATGGACCAGGATCCCGTTCCCGGACCAGATACTTCCTCCTTCACCCCATTATCTTCATTGCCTTCTGA acgtccAACAGATGATTGGCTGTGAAGAAGAACCCCCACCTCAGCTGGAGGGGGGCGGCTCCACTTTGAAGAAGGAAGATCCCCAGTCTTTCCAcgtgaaagaggaagaggaggaactgtGGATCACTCAGGAGGAAGCGTGCCTTCTCGAACGGGAGGGGGCTGATCTCACCAAGTTGCCGCTGACTGTTGTCTCTGTGAAGATAGAAGACGATAAAGACACACCACAAGCTGATAGCCTCTTAGCGTCATTATCAGATAGCGAGCACACAACGTCACTCTCTCCCGAGGATGAAGAAGCTTTGAGCAGCGATCCAGAGTGTGAAGGCGATACAAGGACATGTGCTGACGACAAACACTCTAAATGCTCCAAAAAGAAAACGGGTCATAAACTGAGCTGCTCGGTTTGTGCTAAAAGCTTTTCTATTCAAAGGGATTTTGAtggacacatgagaacacacacaagaGAAAAAGCCTTTAGTTGTTCAAAGTGTGATAAAAGTTTTGTTAAAAGAGCAAACATGCTGtcgcacatgagaacacacacaggagaaaaaccctttagGTGTTCAATTTGTGGTAAAGGATTTACTCATAATTGTAACATGGAATCACAcaagagaacacacacagaagaaaAAGCCTTTAGTTGTCCAATTTGTGATAAAAGATTCTCTCAAAAGGTAACAATCatatcacacatgagaacacacacaggagagaaacccttcAGTTGTTCAGTGTGTGGAAAACAATTCACTCAAAATTGTAATAGGGAATCAcatatgagaacacacacaggagaaaaaccctttagtTGCTCAGTTTGCGGGAAAAGATTCACACAAAATGGTCATATGgaatcacacatgagaacacacacaggtgaAAAACCTTTTCAGTGCTCAGTTTGTGGTCAGAAATTCACACGGAAAGAGAATATAGCATCCCACATgcgaacacacacaggagaaaaaccctttagtTGTTCAATTTGTGGCAAAAGATTCACCCAAAATGTACATATGGAATCACacgtgagaacacacacagagcaAAAACCTTTTCAATGCTCAGTTTGTGATCAAAGATTTAGCCGCAAAGAAAATATAgcatcacacatgagaacacatacaggagaaaaacctttttgtTGTTCAGTTTGTAGTAAACGATTCTCTCAAAATGTACATATGGAattacacatgagaacacacacacaagaaaaacCTTTTCAATGCTCAGTTTGTGCCAAAAGATTCACTCAAAAAGTAAGTATGGCATCACACATGAGagcacacacaggagaaaaaccttttagttgttcagtttgtggtaaaaattaTTCTCATAAGAAAAGTTTGACAGTACACATGTGGACACACAACGGAGAATAA